The following are encoded together in the Parabacteroides chongii genome:
- a CDS encoding NVEALA domain-containing protein, translated as MKNRLKLVGFFLCLVAGIYFWNNQKNELSSLALENIEALAAGEGGNGVICYGYGSVDCYGDWVEMKIEGLKLE; from the coding sequence ATGAAAAACAGATTAAAATTAGTAGGATTTTTTCTTTGCCTGGTTGCTGGCATTTATTTTTGGAACAATCAAAAGAACGAATTGTCTTCTTTAGCTTTAGAAAATATCGAAGCATTAGCTGCCGGTGAAGGTGGGAATGGAGTCATTTGTTATGGTTATGGTTCTGTTGACTGTTACGGAGATTGGGTAGAAATGAAAATCGAAGGCTTAAAACTTGAGTAA
- a CDS encoding winged helix-turn-helix domain-containing protein, whose protein sequence is MKNRLLYWLIGIWAILLIVIVGGYGYSCISQSKMAEIWKQALQEDCENRMREVNAIKIHKFSSDTLSDVKIKTERQTLQIRKKGSESLNTEEKNFIADQSYLSIKNPVIIEKLDSLFRMRLEENGFLFETAVLFRNETTGQNSLYSRANEESLHSYLRLPCKINFQGTLFLVGYVKGSWLENWLWGSVYYIVLSLLFVVLGGVLSLVLWKRRKKNVPDKLIEQKDVKSIDKDTQPTSTLNEQSIGHVITLDEKKNVVVFDDKEIQLTPKVFGLFYQLSQGKGYFQSYEFLLKKLWVEEENTDKKNLEQLVNRLRKDLKDISCLNIDTVRGSGYQITAENDLKIVLIVP, encoded by the coding sequence ATGAAAAATCGTTTGTTGTATTGGTTAATTGGGATTTGGGCGATTTTACTTATAGTCATAGTTGGAGGGTATGGATATTCTTGTATTTCTCAAAGTAAGATGGCTGAAATTTGGAAACAAGCTTTGCAGGAAGATTGTGAGAATAGAATGAGAGAAGTCAATGCAATTAAGATACATAAATTTTCTTCCGATACCCTTTCTGATGTTAAAATAAAGACAGAAAGGCAGACTTTGCAGATAAGAAAGAAGGGGTCTGAATCTTTGAATACCGAAGAAAAGAATTTTATTGCCGATCAAAGTTACTTGTCGATAAAAAATCCTGTAATAATAGAGAAGTTAGACAGCCTTTTCCGAATGCGTTTGGAAGAGAACGGCTTTCTTTTTGAAACAGCCGTGTTGTTTCGCAATGAAACGACGGGGCAAAATAGTTTGTATAGTCGGGCAAATGAAGAATCTCTACATTCGTATTTACGGCTGCCATGTAAAATTAATTTTCAAGGAACTCTTTTCTTGGTTGGGTATGTGAAGGGAAGTTGGTTGGAAAATTGGTTGTGGGGAAGTGTTTATTACATTGTTCTTTCTTTGCTGTTTGTGGTATTGGGAGGAGTATTGTCTTTAGTTCTATGGAAAAGAAGAAAAAAAAATGTGCCAGATAAACTAATTGAACAGAAGGATGTGAAATCGATAGATAAGGATACGCAACCAACCTCAACACTCAATGAACAATCAATTGGTCATGTTATTACTTTAGATGAGAAGAAAAATGTTGTGGTGTTTGATGATAAGGAAATCCAACTCACTCCGAAAGTATTCGGCTTGTTTTATCAGTTGTCACAGGGTAAAGGTTATTTTCAATCATATGAGTTTTTACTAAAAAAACTTTGGGTAGAAGAAGAGAATACAGATAAAAAGAATCTGGAACAACTTGTGAATCGTTTGCGAAAAGACTTGAAAGATATTTCTTGTCTGAACATTGATACCGTACGGGGGAGCGGTTATCAGATTACAGCAGAAAATGATCTGAAAATCGTTTTAATTGTCCCCTGA